The genomic region TGATATGGAGAGACTCAAACCAATTCAAGACAGAATAGATTTTTACAATGTAGACATCCTTAACAAAGAAGAATTAAGAAAAATATTTGAAAAACATAAACCCAAAGTAGTATTACATTTTGCAGCTGAAACAAATATAGACAGATCAGTTATAGAGCCGAGTATTTTCATGGAAACGAACATCATAGGAACTATATATCTTCTTGAGCTTGTTAAAGAGTTTGAGGTAGAAAAGTTTATAAACATTACCTCTTATGAAGAATATGGCGATATTAAAGAGGGAGAAAGGGATGAAGACTGTCCTCTGAATCCTCGTTCTCCCTATGCTGTGAGCAAAGCATCAGCAGATATGCTTGGACAGGTTTACTGGAGAGCATTGAAAGTTCCTGTTATTACTTTAAGACTTTGCAGTATTTATGGTCCCTGGCAAAATCCTGAAAGACTTATACCAATGACCATACTTAAGGCTTTGCGAAATGATTATATCCCGGTTTATGGAACAGGGGACATAATTCGTGAATGGCTATATCTTTGTGATTGTATAAGGGCAATTTTTGCAGTTCTGGAAAAGGGTAAACCAGGAGAAGTATATAATGTGGGAAGTGGAGAGAGGTTTCAAGTTATTGACATCGTAAAACAAATACTAAAAATTCTTGAAAAACCTGAAAGCCTGATAAAGTTCGTTCCAGATCGCCCCGGACATGAAAAGAGATTTGCCATATGTAGTGAAAAAATCAAAAACAGAACAGGCTGGGCTCCTGCAACAAAGTTTGAATCTGGATTAAAATCTACAATAGAGTGGAATTTAAACAACAGAACATGGCTTTTCAAAAAGCTTTTTTATTATGAAGATTTATGGAGCAGGCTATACAGGGAAGATTAAACTACTATATCGGCACATCAGGCTGGCAGTATGGACACTGGAAAGGCGTTTTTTATCCTGAAGAATTACAATATTCAAAATGGTTGTCTTATTACTGCAGGCATTTTTCAACTGTGGAAATTAATGTTACTTTTTACAGAGATGTAAGAGCATCAACATTTCAAAAATGGTATAATCTGACGCCAGAAGATTTCCTTTTCTCGGTAAAACTTTCAAGGCAAATAACGCATTTTAAAAGACTTAAAGTGAATAAAGATTCAATCACCAGCTTTATTGAAAAATATGCTACTTTAAAAGAAAAATTAGGCATTATTCTGATTCAACTTCCACCAGGATTAAAATTTGATGCAAAAGTAGTTGATGATTTCGTTTCTTTGCTGGACAAAAAATATAAATATACTATTGAAGTCAGGAATAAAACCTTCATTGATGACGACTTTTTTAGTATTCTAAAACAGAATAACATTGCTTTCTGTATAGCAGATTCCGCTGGAAGATTTCCTTACTATGAAGCCATTACAGCAGACTTTGTTTATGTGAGACTGCATGGATCACAAAGGCTTTATGCCTCAGAATATACAGATGAGGAATTAAGAATGTGGGCTCAAAAGCTTAAAATATGGAATAAGCCTGCTTATATTTACTTTGACAACGACTTTCTGGGATACGCTGTGAAAAATGCATTGAGGCTTAAAGAGATTCTCACTGACATTTCTCCTTCTCAAAAATAGGGCATACTCCTTCCTGAGTAGTTGTTTGAGGAGCTTGGCTGAGCAGATATTCTTTAATCTCAGCCTGTCCAACAATAAATTTTTTCGTTGTGCCTTCATCACAAAAAAGAACAGGGACATGCTCTATTTTCAGAGTTCTAAGAATACCTGAAATTTCTTTTGCCTCAATAGTCTGAACTGAAATTGAATGAGTTTTACAGAACTGTATTACCTCTTCACAATGGGGACATCCTCTGGAGTAAACAAGAACATACCTGGAAGAAGGTATCAGGTTAATCTCAGGATTTACGAAGTAGGTTATTAAAATCAGGCAAACAAAACCAGCAAACGCATAAACCATTTCCAACCGTTTTTTAAATAGTCTTAAACAGATGCTTATAAAAAGAATTCCAAAGACGGTAAGACAAAAGATGCATAGTTCTTTAATTATAAACAGTTGGAAACCAAGTAAATAACCTTCTACTGATAAGGCTGCAATGAGAATCCCTGAATGAATATATTCAATTAATGGTTTAATCTTCTCAGGAAATTTATAAGAAGAGAGAAAGATTAAGACTCCAAATAAGACTAAACCTGCAATAAGAAGAATAAGGTCTCCTCCTTTAACAAAACTTTCAACAATCCGGCATCCCTCTGCCAAGCAAAGACTCTTACCATAAATATGGAAGATGGTTTCAGCTAATACAACTACAAAACCAATTAGATAAAATACTAAAGTTAAACTTTGAAATCTGAACTTTGAATCACCGAAGGCTTTAGTGTTAAACATAGTTATAATATACCACAATTTGCTCACAGGATAAACTATGCGCTGAGATTTCTAAGGTTGCCGTCAAAAAAAATTTTTACTTCTGTTGTCTGCTCAGCCTTCAACAATTGAGAATTCTTTCCACATGAACCAGTTACCTGTATCACTCAAAAAATTATAGGTTTCAGAAAAGATTCTGTGATGCTGTTGTTCCTCGTAAATTAGTCTTTCAAAAAGCTTCTTTTCCTTTTCAGTAGCTACCTCCTCTTTTACTTTTTTATAAAATTCTATACCTTCTTTTTCCATCTGCATCGCTATTCTGAATGCTTCAAGGTCATCAGTCTGAGCTTTTATTCTTTCCATCATCTGGTCTTTCATTTCTTCAAAGATTGTTTTAACTGTTTTAACAGGATTTGATTCTCGAACTGTAAGCTCAAGTCCTTTAAGAACTTCCTCAATCATCTTAATGTGATTTTTTTCATCCTCAGCTATAGTCAGAAACATTTTTTTGCCCACAGGATGGGAAATTTTCTCTGCTGCTTCAGTGTAAAACTTTACAGCATCTGTTTCCATTTTTAAAGCAACTTCAATGGATTTCATAAAATCCTCCATAATTAATCTTCTGGTTCAAACATATCTTTTGTTGCACCGCAAACAGGACAACTCCATGTATCAGGCAAATTTTCAAAGGCTGTTCCTGCTGGAATACCGTTATCAGGGTCTCCCTGTGCTGGATCATAAACATAGCCACATACACTGCATTTGTACTTTTTCATAGTTTCCTCCATTTAAAAGAAAATTATTTTAGAATTACTTTAAGTTATCTCTTTTTAATATGTCAAATCTGGTGTTATAATAATAGTTGATATGAAAATCAAACTTATCCTGATTACAGTTGTTGTGCTCATTGCATTTCTTGCAGGTGCAGGATTTGCCTTATTCAGAGATATACCCTCAATAAAAGACTTTGAAAAGGTAAAACCAACTCAGGGCACAAAAGTCTACGCAGAGGATGGAACACTAATTGGCGAGTTTAAAATTCAAAAGGGCATATACATTCCGCTGAGTCTTATTCCAAAGCATCTTATAGATGCTGTGGTTGCTACAGAGGATAATCGCTTCTGGAAGCATAAAGGAATTGACTATATTGGAATAGGAAGAGCATTAATCACTGATATTCTACATATGAGTCTTAAAGAAGGTGGAAGCACAATTACTCAGCAGCTTGCAAAAATAATGTTTCTTACTCCAGAGAAAACTCTTTCAAGAAAAATAAAGGAAGCCTATCTTGCAATGAAAATTGAAAAGGAATTAAGCAAAGAAAAAATACTTGAGCTTTATCTAAATAATGTTTATTTTGGACACGGAGCCTATGGTGTGGA from Thermodesulfovibrio sp. 3907-1M harbors:
- a CDS encoding dTDP-glucose 4,6-dehydratase; the encoded protein is MKVLVTGGAGFIGSDFVRLAARKGCKVTVVDKLTYAGDMERLKPIQDRIDFYNVDILNKEELRKIFEKHKPKVVLHFAAETNIDRSVIEPSIFMETNIIGTIYLLELVKEFEVEKFINITSYEEYGDIKEGERDEDCPLNPRSPYAVSKASADMLGQVYWRALKVPVITLRLCSIYGPWQNPERLIPMTILKALRNDYIPVYGTGDIIREWLYLCDCIRAIFAVLEKGKPGEVYNVGSGERFQVIDIVKQILKILEKPESLIKFVPDRPGHEKRFAICSEKIKNRTGWAPATKFESGLKSTIEWNLNNRTWLFKKLFYYEDLWSRLYRED
- a CDS encoding ferritin family protein, yielding MKSIEVALKMETDAVKFYTEAAEKISHPVGKKMFLTIAEDEKNHIKMIEEVLKGLELTVRESNPVKTVKTIFEEMKDQMMERIKAQTDDLEAFRIAMQMEKEGIEFYKKVKEEVATEKEKKLFERLIYEEQQHHRIFSETYNFLSDTGNWFMWKEFSIVEG
- a CDS encoding DUF72 domain-containing protein, which produces MEQAIQGRLNYYIGTSGWQYGHWKGVFYPEELQYSKWLSYYCRHFSTVEINVTFYRDVRASTFQKWYNLTPEDFLFSVKLSRQITHFKRLKVNKDSITSFIEKYATLKEKLGIILIQLPPGLKFDAKVVDDFVSLLDKKYKYTIEVRNKTFIDDDFFSILKQNNIAFCIADSAGRFPYYEAITADFVYVRLHGSQRLYASEYTDEELRMWAQKLKIWNKPAYIYFDNDFLGYAVKNALRLKEILTDISPSQK
- the rd gene encoding rubredoxin, producing MKKYKCSVCGYVYDPAQGDPDNGIPAGTAFENLPDTWSCPVCGATKDMFEPED